One Gemmatimonadota bacterium DNA window includes the following coding sequences:
- a CDS encoding AAA domain-containing protein has translation MTTSGTAQHATEEGPGQVRIEAFQEGREKILAEVRKVITGQDDVLEQVLIALFAGGHCLVTGVPGLAKTLLIKTFAEVLDLEFRRIQFTPDLMPADITGTEILEEDKATGQRSLTFIKGPIFGNIVLADEINRTPPKTQAALLEAMQEHRVTAGRTTFQLDEPFFVLATQNPIELEGTYPLPEAQLDRFMFNIHIEYLEEDDEVAVARTTTSAETVSVDTVLSGEVVRDYQRLVREVLVSEQVARYAVRLASASRPSSEEPPEFVKNWVSWGAGLRASQYLILGAKARALLDGRGHVSCDDIRALAHPVLRHRILTNFYAEAEKITSEGIVDRLLETVPAPQSGM, from the coding sequence ATGACGACGAGCGGCACCGCGCAGCACGCAACCGAAGAAGGACCCGGACAGGTACGCATAGAAGCATTCCAGGAGGGGCGGGAGAAGATACTGGCCGAAGTGCGCAAGGTGATCACCGGCCAGGATGACGTCCTGGAACAGGTGCTGATCGCCCTGTTCGCGGGAGGGCACTGCCTCGTGACCGGCGTGCCCGGACTGGCAAAGACCCTGCTCATCAAGACCTTCGCCGAGGTGCTGGACCTTGAGTTCCGGCGCATCCAGTTCACCCCGGACCTCATGCCGGCCGACATCACCGGGACCGAGATCCTGGAAGAGGACAAGGCTACGGGACAGCGCTCGCTGACTTTCATCAAGGGTCCGATCTTCGGCAACATCGTACTAGCGGACGAGATCAACCGGACGCCGCCCAAGACCCAGGCCGCCTTGCTCGAAGCCATGCAGGAACACCGAGTGACCGCCGGCCGCACGACGTTTCAGCTGGACGAACCCTTCTTCGTCCTCGCCACCCAGAACCCCATCGAGCTGGAGGGGACCTATCCCCTGCCCGAGGCGCAGCTCGACCGGTTCATGTTCAACATCCACATCGAATATCTCGAGGAAGACGACGAAGTGGCCGTGGCCCGTACGACGACCTCCGCCGAGACGGTCTCGGTCGATACCGTCCTGTCGGGCGAGGTGGTCCGGGATTACCAGCGCCTGGTCCGGGAAGTCCTGGTCTCCGAACAGGTTGCCCGGTACGCCGTTCGCCTGGCATCCGCGAGCAGGCCATCCAGCGAGGAACCGCCTGAATTCGTGAAGAACTGGGTATCCTGGGGGGCCGGCCTGCGCGCCTCCCAGTACCTGATCCTGGGCGCCAAGGCCAGGGCCCTGCTCGACGGCCGGGGACACGTTTCCTGCGACGACATCCGCGCGCTCGCCCATCCGGTCCTGCGGCACCGGATCCTGACCAATTTCTACGCCGAGGCGGAGAAGATCACCTCCGAGGGCATCGTCGACCGGCTGCTCGAGACCGTTCCGGCGCCGCAATCCGGCATGTAA
- a CDS encoding SDR family oxidoreductase, translating into MRVVVTGGAGFLGSHLCDRLLADGHRVVAVDNLITGRTVNISHNLEKEGFTYLQRDVSKYLDIEGEVDFVMHFASPASPIDFERVPIQILKVGALGTHNALGLAKSKGAGFFLASTSEVYGDPQVNPQPESYWGNVNPIGVRGVYDEAKRFAEALTMAYHRKHGIDTRIVRIFNTYGPRMRPADGRVAPSFITKALRGEPLTIFGEGRQTRSFCYYEDLMEGIVRLMRSGEHDPVNIGNENEITILELAHTIIRLCGSGSEIVFRPLPQDDPQLRRPDTTRAREILGWKAEVSLEEGMKKTIAYFRSLDGNA; encoded by the coding sequence TTGCGCGTTGTCGTAACCGGTGGTGCGGGTTTTCTGGGATCCCATCTGTGCGACCGTCTGCTGGCGGACGGTCACCGGGTCGTCGCCGTGGACAACCTGATCACGGGCCGGACCGTGAACATCTCCCATAACCTGGAAAAAGAAGGATTCACCTATCTCCAGCGGGACGTTTCAAAATACCTGGACATCGAAGGCGAGGTGGACTTCGTCATGCACTTCGCCAGTCCTGCGAGCCCGATCGACTTCGAGCGCGTCCCGATCCAGATTCTGAAGGTCGGCGCTCTGGGTACCCACAACGCCCTCGGATTGGCAAAATCCAAGGGCGCGGGCTTCTTCCTCGCATCCACCTCGGAAGTCTATGGCGACCCGCAGGTCAACCCCCAGCCGGAGAGTTACTGGGGCAACGTCAATCCCATCGGCGTCAGGGGGGTCTACGACGAGGCCAAGCGCTTCGCGGAGGCCCTGACCATGGCCTACCACCGGAAACACGGAATCGACACGCGGATCGTCCGGATCTTCAACACCTACGGTCCCAGGATGAGACCCGCGGACGGCCGCGTCGCGCCGTCCTTCATCACCAAGGCGCTTCGGGGAGAACCGCTGACGATCTTCGGGGAAGGGCGGCAGACCCGCAGTTTCTGCTACTACGAGGACCTCATGGAAGGCATCGTGCGGCTCATGCGATCCGGCGAGCACGATCCGGTGAACATCGGGAACGAGAACGAGATCACCATCCTCGAACTCGCCCACACCATCATCCGCCTTTGCGGATCCGGCAGCGAGATCGTCTTCCGGCCCCTTCCCCAGGACGATCCCCAGCTGCGGCGCCCCGACACGACAAGGGCGCGGGAGATCCTGGGTTGGAAAGCCGAAGTCTCCCTCGAAGAAGGCATGAAGAAAACCATCGCGTATTTCAGATCCCTGGACGGGAACGCCTGA
- a CDS encoding TIM barrel protein has protein sequence MFADLRDQATVRRGDELVRHLGSFPLELKISAGVWFFSPSQIRFHEAYMEPYSIEERLDIAGELAEYGLCGIEAHYPNEINEDNAHLYQQLEKDTGVRLITVIPNLFWDAQFEFGSLSSPVPEARRAAIDRVIETLRMNRELDTDFMVVWPGGDGYELNFGTDFYAMWDLFESGLAEALDAVPGIRTAIEPKPYEPRGNNIYRNTTDGILMAQNVDERLRAPENRALIDEGHAIVGLNPELGHVLMGFEDFPYALSRILRQGRLAHTHWNSQPLGNYDQDLQVGIVSPEQIFAGMYALKMYGYRGYMGIDIFPERIPIRQALINSIDRMKAIAEMTERVDHELVVACMERPDLNRGVIEAHLTRLFHPTSTGLSAMPAYRKGQG, from the coding sequence ATGTTCGCAGACCTTCGGGACCAGGCAACGGTGCGCAGAGGCGATGAACTCGTGCGTCACCTCGGTAGTTTTCCGCTCGAATTGAAGATCTCGGCCGGCGTCTGGTTCTTCTCGCCGTCCCAGATCCGTTTCCACGAAGCCTACATGGAACCCTATTCCATCGAGGAACGCCTGGACATCGCCGGCGAACTGGCGGAATACGGCCTGTGCGGCATCGAGGCCCACTATCCCAATGAGATCAACGAGGACAACGCCCATCTCTACCAGCAACTGGAAAAGGACACGGGCGTGCGGCTGATCACGGTGATCCCCAACCTCTTCTGGGATGCGCAGTTCGAATTCGGTTCCCTTTCCTCCCCGGTGCCCGAGGCGCGCCGCGCCGCCATCGACCGGGTGATCGAGACGCTGCGGATGAACCGGGAACTGGATACGGACTTCATGGTCGTGTGGCCCGGCGGCGACGGCTACGAACTCAATTTCGGGACCGATTTCTACGCCATGTGGGACCTCTTCGAGTCGGGCCTGGCCGAGGCGCTGGACGCCGTGCCCGGGATCCGGACGGCCATCGAACCCAAGCCCTACGAGCCCCGGGGGAACAATATCTACCGGAACACCACGGACGGCATCCTGATGGCCCAGAACGTGGACGAGCGGCTCCGGGCCCCCGAGAACCGGGCGCTGATCGACGAGGGACACGCCATCGTCGGCCTGAATCCGGAACTCGGCCACGTCCTGATGGGCTTCGAGGATTTCCCCTATGCCCTGAGCCGCATCCTCCGGCAGGGCAGGCTGGCCCACACGCACTGGAACAGCCAGCCCCTGGGCAATTACGACCAGGACCTGCAGGTCGGCATCGTATCGCCGGAGCAGATCTTCGCCGGCATGTACGCGCTGAAGATGTACGGCTACCGGGGTTACATGGGCATCGACATCTTCCCGGAGCGCATCCCCATCCGGCAAGCCCTCATCAATTCCATCGACCGCATGAAGGCCATCGCTGAAATGACCGAACGGGTGGACCACGAACTGGTCGTGGCCTGCATGGAGCGCCCCGATCTCAACCGGGGCGTCATCGAAGCCCACCTGACCCGGCTCTTCCATCCTACCTCGACTGGATTGAGCGCCATGCCGGCGTACCGGAAGGGCCAGGGATAG
- a CDS encoding carbon-nitrogen hydrolase family protein, protein MRVAGVQMDLKLAATEQNLTRVFDAMQTASRAGADLAVFPECALTGYCFYDLEEARAYAQPVPGPYTERLERHCRDLELHIIIGLLEADGSSIYNSAAFIAPNGLIGHYRKIHLPYLGIDRFLSPGDRPFRVYDSDVGQIGLNICYDAAFPESARVMMLHDAELIALPTNWPVGADCNTEFVVNTRAFENRVNYIAVNRVGRERGTNFIGQSKIVDFTGRTLAEGDRSREEIIFADLDLAGAREKHIVNVAKAYELDRLEDRRVEFYGPIVEGEKP, encoded by the coding sequence ATACGGGTCGCCGGCGTGCAGATGGACCTGAAACTCGCCGCGACCGAGCAGAATCTCACCAGGGTCTTCGACGCCATGCAGACGGCCTCCCGCGCGGGAGCGGACCTGGCCGTGTTTCCCGAATGCGCGCTGACCGGGTACTGTTTTTACGACCTGGAGGAAGCCCGGGCGTACGCCCAGCCCGTGCCCGGGCCTTACACCGAGCGCCTGGAACGGCATTGCCGGGATCTCGAACTACACATCATCATCGGCCTGCTGGAAGCGGATGGGTCAAGTATATACAATTCAGCGGCCTTCATCGCGCCCAACGGGCTGATCGGCCACTACCGCAAGATCCACCTCCCCTATCTCGGGATCGACCGTTTCCTTTCCCCCGGCGACCGCCCTTTTCGCGTGTATGATTCGGATGTGGGCCAGATCGGGCTCAATATCTGTTATGACGCGGCGTTTCCGGAGAGCGCCCGCGTGATGATGCTCCATGACGCGGAACTGATCGCCCTGCCCACCAACTGGCCGGTCGGCGCGGACTGCAACACCGAGTTCGTGGTCAACACGCGCGCCTTCGAGAACCGCGTCAATTACATCGCCGTGAACCGGGTCGGGCGGGAGCGCGGGACCAACTTCATCGGACAGAGCAAGATCGTCGATTTCACCGGGCGCACGCTGGCCGAAGGAGACCGGTCCCGCGAGGAGATCATCTTCGCCGACCTGGACCTTGCCGGCGCTCGCGAGAAGCACATCGTGAACGTGGCCAAGGCCTATGAACTCGACCGCCTGGAAGACCGCCGGGTGGAGTTCTACGGACCCATCGTCGAGGGAGAAAAACCTTGA
- the lipB gene encoding lipoyl(octanoyl) transferase LipB has protein sequence MLPCWVVRAKRTGTMEYGVALSLQRSLLAARRSGLIDNVLLLLEHPPTYTIGRRLRASEHLLYGEETLRTRGIRVYETDRGGDITCHGPGQLVGYTIFDIAAWYQDVYRYLRDLEAAIIGCLGDFGIEGRRLEGITGVWVDESKVAALGIRVSWWIAMHGFSVNVRPDLSLYEGIVPCGIADREVTSMERLLGRPVSMEEVEKSLLRNLGDVFGMAFEETSLPELQQRL, from the coding sequence GTGCTGCCTTGCTGGGTTGTTCGGGCCAAGCGGACCGGCACGATGGAATACGGCGTGGCGCTGTCTCTTCAGCGGAGTCTGCTCGCGGCGCGTCGTTCCGGCCTGATAGACAACGTGCTCCTGTTGCTCGAACACCCTCCCACGTACACGATCGGTCGTCGGCTGAGAGCCAGCGAACACCTGCTCTACGGGGAAGAAACGCTCCGGACCCGTGGCATTCGGGTCTACGAAACCGACCGGGGCGGAGACATCACCTGCCATGGCCCCGGCCAGCTGGTGGGGTACACAATCTTCGATATCGCGGCATGGTACCAGGACGTCTATCGGTATCTGCGCGATCTCGAGGCCGCGATCATCGGGTGTCTGGGGGATTTCGGCATCGAGGGACGCCGCCTGGAGGGGATTACCGGGGTCTGGGTGGACGAAAGTAAGGTCGCGGCCCTGGGCATCAGGGTCAGCTGGTGGATCGCCATGCACGGGTTTTCCGTGAACGTGCGTCCCGACCTCTCCCTGTACGAGGGAATCGTCCCGTGCGGTATCGCCGACCGCGAGGTCACCTCGATGGAGCGGCTGCTCGGACGGCCGGTATCGATGGAGGAGGTGGAGAAAAGCCTGCTCCGGAACCTTGGTGACGTCTTCGGCATGGCTTTCGAGGAGACGAGCCTGCCCGAATTGCAGCAGAGACTATGA
- a CDS encoding thiamine pyrophosphate-dependent dehydrogenase E1 component subunit alpha: MNVETAPALSDPDLAASDLDDLGLGREDYRTLYHTMRLQREFEERVYRLFRQGRLVGAAYAGAGHEAIAAGSAYALGDADILVPMHRVIGAHFLRGHTARDMMCQYLGRANGPTAGKDGNMHCGNWDHHIVGMISHLGANIPVAAGVALASKIRGGGAVSLTYIGEGGSSIGDFHEGLNFAAVHRLPMVLIVENNKFAYSTPTRYEYACEHIVDRARGYGIAGALVDGTDVRAVYKATRDAVDLAREGGGPTLIEARCTRLLGHAQHDDAFYVPKDIMEDGWNNDPVTKAENLLLERKYFTREEIDGIQVEVKGIVDDAVDYAEQSPLPEPEEALQGVYAD, from the coding sequence ATGAACGTTGAGACCGCCCCCGCCCTGTCCGACCCCGACCTTGCAGCGTCCGACCTGGACGATCTCGGCCTCGGCCGGGAAGACTACCGAACTCTCTACCATACCATGCGCCTTCAACGGGAATTCGAAGAGCGTGTATACCGTCTCTTCCGGCAGGGCCGGCTCGTGGGCGCGGCCTACGCCGGCGCGGGACACGAGGCCATCGCCGCGGGAAGCGCTTACGCCCTGGGAGACGCGGACATCCTGGTCCCCATGCACCGGGTGATCGGGGCTCATTTCCTACGCGGGCACACCGCGCGGGACATGATGTGCCAGTACCTGGGCCGGGCCAACGGACCGACCGCCGGCAAAGACGGCAACATGCACTGCGGCAACTGGGACCACCACATCGTCGGGATGATCAGCCACCTCGGCGCGAACATACCCGTGGCCGCGGGCGTGGCGCTGGCCAGCAAGATCCGCGGCGGCGGGGCGGTCTCCCTGACCTACATCGGCGAAGGCGGCTCGAGCATCGGCGATTTCCACGAAGGACTCAACTTCGCGGCCGTGCACCGGCTGCCCATGGTGCTGATCGTCGAGAACAACAAGTTCGCCTACTCCACGCCCACCCGTTACGAGTACGCCTGCGAACACATCGTGGACCGGGCCCGGGGTTACGGCATCGCCGGCGCGCTGGTGGACGGCACGGATGTCCGCGCCGTGTACAAGGCGACGCGGGACGCCGTGGATCTCGCACGGGAGGGGGGCGGTCCGACCCTGATCGAAGCCCGCTGCACCCGGCTGCTCGGCCACGCCCAGCACGACGACGCCTTCTATGTCCCCAAGGACATCATGGAGGACGGGTGGAACAACGATCCGGTCACGAAGGCCGAGAACCTCCTGCTGGAAAGGAAGTACTTCACCCGCGAGGAGATCGACGGGATCCAGGTAGAAGTCAAGGGCATCGTCGACGACGCGGTCGATTACGCGGAACAGAGTCCCCTGCCCGAACCCGAAGAAGCGCTCCAGGGCGTCTACGCGGACTGA
- a CDS encoding alpha-ketoacid dehydrogenase subunit beta — protein MPPVTYLEAISSGLREEMERDESVFCLGEDIGVYGGAFKITKGFLDDFGEDRVIDAPVAESVIIGAAMGAALMGMRPVAEMQFADFITCGFNQLVNNVAKTHYRWGAAVPLVVRCPSGAIGNAGPFHSQNPEAWFCKVPGLKVVAPATTYDAKGLLKSSIRDNNPVLYFEHKGLYRFPRIREEIPEEDYTVPIGKAAVRREGVDATIVTYGKMVFHSLDAAETLAGEGVETEVIDLRSLLPYDKQAILESVRKTNRLLVVHEDTLTGGFGGEIAAVVAEEAFEHLDAPVRRLAAIDTPVPFSPPLEEYFLPNTEKVTAALRELLAY, from the coding sequence ATGCCGCCCGTAACCTACCTTGAAGCCATTTCGTCCGGACTCCGCGAAGAAATGGAACGGGATGAAAGCGTCTTCTGCCTCGGCGAGGATATCGGCGTCTATGGCGGGGCCTTCAAGATCACGAAGGGGTTCCTGGACGATTTCGGTGAGGACCGCGTGATCGACGCGCCCGTCGCCGAATCCGTGATCATCGGCGCGGCCATGGGCGCGGCGCTCATGGGCATGCGGCCCGTGGCCGAAATGCAGTTCGCCGACTTCATCACCTGCGGGTTCAACCAACTGGTCAACAACGTGGCCAAGACCCACTACCGCTGGGGCGCCGCGGTACCCCTCGTGGTGCGGTGCCCCTCGGGGGCCATCGGCAATGCCGGTCCCTTCCATTCCCAAAACCCTGAGGCCTGGTTCTGCAAAGTGCCCGGCCTCAAGGTCGTAGCGCCGGCCACGACCTACGACGCGAAAGGCCTGCTCAAGTCTTCGATCCGCGACAACAACCCGGTACTGTACTTCGAGCACAAGGGCCTGTACCGGTTTCCCCGGATCCGGGAAGAAATACCTGAAGAGGACTATACCGTACCCATCGGCAAGGCGGCAGTCCGCCGGGAGGGTGTCGACGCGACGATCGTAACTTACGGCAAGATGGTTTTTCACAGCCTGGACGCCGCGGAAACGCTGGCCGGCGAGGGGGTCGAGACGGAAGTGATCGATCTGAGGTCGCTGCTGCCCTACGACAAGCAGGCCATCCTCGAGTCCGTCCGGAAGACGAACCGGCTCCTGGTCGTCCATGAAGATACGCTGACCGGCGGCTTCGGCGGTGAAATCGCCGCGGTGGTGGCCGAGGAAGCCTTCGAGCATCTCGACGCGCCGGTCCGCAGGCTGGCGGCCATCGACACGCCCGTCCCCTTCAGTCCGCCGCTGGAGGAATACTTCCTGCCGAACACGGAGAAGGTGACCGCGGCCCTGAGAGAGCTACTGGCCTACTGA
- a CDS encoding 2-oxo acid dehydrogenase subunit E2 has translation MNIVMPRLGESVEEGTVIRWLKKVGDPIERDESVVEITTDKIDTDIPAIAGGVLSEIRVAEGTTVAIGEVIGVIDTGDDDADGPGGPGGPGETEAAEQAGDSGGEVETIEADELTQAAEAGDGGPLKRRRSERFYSPLVLRIAREERIDMATLESLEGTGKGGRLTRDDLLSYLERRASRIPEAAAEQEDESEFVSVSRPAGTEEARVVNLDTLRKTIAKHMVLSKQVSPHVTSVSEVDMTHVVRYRDEARERFQQKTGIRLTLTPFFITAIVDALRANPMLNATMDGDRVLQWKHVNMGLAVGLEKGVVVPVIRHADEMDFSEIAAAAHDLAKRAHDRKLTPDDLQGSTFTLTNPGMWATLFGTPIINQPEAGIIATGSVKKQVVVQADDSLAIRSMMFLSLSFDHRFIDGLNAARFIRDITQNLESFDTDRVGV, from the coding sequence GTGAACATCGTTATGCCCAGGCTCGGCGAAAGCGTGGAAGAAGGAACGGTCATCCGCTGGCTGAAGAAAGTCGGCGATCCGATTGAGCGCGACGAGTCCGTGGTGGAGATCACCACCGATAAGATCGACACGGACATCCCTGCCATCGCGGGCGGCGTGCTGAGCGAGATCCGGGTGGCCGAGGGAACGACCGTGGCCATCGGAGAAGTCATCGGTGTCATCGATACGGGGGATGACGATGCCGACGGACCGGGCGGACCAGGCGGACCGGGTGAAACCGAGGCAGCCGAGCAGGCCGGTGATTCCGGTGGAGAAGTAGAGACAATTGAGGCTGATGAACTGACTCAGGCCGCGGAGGCTGGCGACGGCGGGCCATTGAAGCGCCGGCGTTCCGAGCGGTTTTACTCCCCCCTCGTGCTGCGCATCGCCCGGGAAGAGCGTATAGACATGGCCACGCTCGAGTCTCTGGAAGGAACCGGCAAGGGCGGCCGGTTGACCCGGGACGACCTGCTTTCCTACCTGGAACGGCGCGCGTCGCGCATTCCCGAAGCGGCCGCGGAACAGGAAGACGAATCGGAATTCGTATCGGTTTCCCGTCCGGCCGGCACCGAAGAAGCCCGTGTCGTGAACCTGGACACCCTGCGCAAGACCATCGCCAAGCACATGGTCCTCAGCAAGCAGGTGTCCCCCCACGTGACCTCCGTGTCGGAAGTCGACATGACCCACGTCGTCCGCTACCGGGACGAGGCCAGGGAGCGGTTCCAGCAGAAGACCGGCATCCGGCTGACGCTGACCCCGTTCTTCATCACCGCCATCGTCGACGCCCTGCGGGCGAACCCCATGCTGAACGCCACGATGGACGGCGACCGGGTGTTGCAGTGGAAGCACGTGAACATGGGGTTGGCAGTCGGATTGGAAAAAGGCGTCGTCGTACCGGTGATCCGCCACGCGGACGAGATGGACTTCTCGGAAATCGCCGCGGCGGCCCACGACCTGGCCAAGCGGGCCCATGACCGCAAGCTGACCCCGGACGACCTGCAGGGCAGCACGTTCACCCTGACGAACCCGGGCATGTGGGCCACCCTTTTCGGCACGCCGATCATCAACCAGCCCGAGGCGGGCATCATCGCCACCGGAAGCGTCAAGAAGCAGGTCGTCGTGCAGGCGGACGATTCACTGGCCATCCGGTCCATGATGTTCCTGAGCCTGTCCTTCGACCACCGGTTCATCGACGGCCTCAACGCGGCCCGGTTCATCCGGGACATCACGCAGAACCTGGAGTCCTTCGATACCGACCGGGTCGGGGTCTGA
- a CDS encoding DUF72 domain-containing protein, protein MTPEPGFLHIGTMGWTYRDWLGSFYPRDADRKVLLQHYARVFDALEIDSTFHFIPRPEVVTSWHDRTPGTFRFTAKLPGEITHERGLVDTEDLLTPFLASMALLGERLGCVLVQLPPGFRCNKETFSRVGSFLKLLPASDFRFAFEFRHGSWIKAEVFDLLRTHGVAWTMQDHPRIMPIVPEITADFTYIRWMGNTEDPRIGHFRESVVDRTQELIKWAERLKRDILPRVDTLYGFFNNYYSGHSPTDCNRMKRLLGLDTAAPDFDRQLSLF, encoded by the coding sequence ATGACGCCCGAACCCGGCTTCCTGCATATCGGCACGATGGGATGGACCTACAGGGACTGGCTTGGATCCTTCTACCCCCGCGACGCCGACCGCAAAGTCCTCCTGCAGCACTACGCCCGGGTCTTTGACGCCCTCGAAATAGACAGTACCTTCCACTTCATCCCCAGGCCGGAGGTGGTGACGTCCTGGCACGACCGCACCCCGGGGACGTTCCGCTTCACGGCCAAACTTCCCGGCGAGATCACCCATGAAAGGGGCCTGGTCGACACGGAGGACCTGTTGACCCCGTTCCTGGCCAGCATGGCCCTCCTGGGGGAGCGTCTCGGCTGCGTGCTCGTTCAGCTTCCTCCCGGATTCCGGTGCAACAAAGAGACGTTCAGCCGGGTGGGATCATTCCTGAAACTGTTGCCCGCCAGCGACTTCCGCTTCGCCTTCGAGTTCAGGCACGGGTCATGGATCAAGGCGGAGGTGTTCGACCTGCTCCGGACGCACGGCGTGGCCTGGACCATGCAGGACCATCCCAGAATCATGCCGATCGTGCCCGAGATCACCGCGGATTTCACCTATATCCGATGGATGGGCAATACGGAGGACCCGCGCATCGGCCACTTCCGGGAATCCGTCGTGGACCGCACCCAGGAGCTCATCAAGTGGGCGGAACGGCTGAAGCGCGACATCCTCCCCCGGGTCGACACGCTGTACGGGTTTTTCAACAACTACTATTCCGGTCATTCACCCACGGACTGCAACCGGATGAAAAGGCTGCTCGGACTGGACACGGCCGCCCCCGATTTCGACCGTCAGTTGAGCCTGTTCTGA